The nucleotide window CATCGCCCACATTGGCAAGGTGCGAAACAAGTTGGAGGTTATCTACAACATGCGAGGCCTTTGCTGCTCCACCTTTGGGAACAAAGGAGAGCACTCCGCCAAAACCATTCGACAGATATTTTTTTGCCTGCTCATGGTAGGCATGGTTCTCTAATCCCGGATAAAATACCGATTCCACCTTGGGGTGATTGCTGAGCCACCGTGCCAGCGCGAGCGCATTTTGCGTGATTCGCTCCACGCGTAGCGAGAGGGTTTCAACGCCTTGCAGCAGCAGAAAGGCGTTGAAGGGGCTTAGGCAAGGACCCAAATCGCGTAATCCTTCCACCCTTGCTTTCACAATGAAAGCGAGGTTCCCAAACTTTTCGGTGAAGCATAGATCGTGGTAAGCCGGGCTTGGATTCGAAACTAAAGGGAATTTACCGCTAGCCCAATCGAAATTACCTGAATCGACAATGATTCCGCCTATGCTGTTGGCGTGACCGCCAATCCACTTGGTGGCCGACTCTACCACAATAGTTGCCCCGTGCTCAATGGGCTTGCATAGATACCCGCCCGCCCCAAAAGTGTTATCGACAATGAGCGGAAGACCACTCTTTTTGCATAGGGATGCAATCCGCTCGAAGTCGGGAATAGAGAAACCCGGATTGCCAATGGTTTCAACGTAAATAGCCTTGGTGTTTTCATTTATCAGCGGTTCCAAATCGGTTACCTTATCGCTTTTTGCAAATCGCGCTTCAATACCAAATCTTGCCAGCGAGTCCTTGAGTAGGGTATAGGTTCCACCATAAAGATGGGGGGAAGCCACAATGTTATCGCCAAGGGTGGCAAGGGTAGTGAGCGCCAATAGCTGGGCCGATTGTCCCGAGGCCACGGCTAACGCTGCCACGCCACCTTCAAGCAGCGCCAGCCGTTTCTCGAGGATATCTACCGTGGGGTTGCCAATACGGGAGTATATAAAACCCTCCTTTTCCAGTGCAAATAGCCCCTTTGCATGCGCGGTATCCTGAAAGGCGTAGGCCGCCGTTTGGTATATAGGAGCAGCAATGGCTCCGGTTGTTGGATCGGGCACTTGACCTCCGTGCACTTGCTGTGTTTCGAACTTATATGGTGTCGACATGATTTTTATTTTTTAGTGTTTAAAAGAAAATAGAAAGAGTTGTGCTCGTTTCTGTTGTTTGGGTAATCGTATCTTTTGCCCTGCATGGGCATAAATCCTTTACGGCGCGGTAGCACTACCGAGGGTAGGCTTACAAAGATGGTTTGCATGGTGGAATCTCCGATAAGTTATTCGAAATGTTGGGCTATGGCGGTAAGCGCATAGCAAGGCCAATGCAGTCCTAAGTGGACGCAGCGGAATGTTTCAGACTCGAAAGAAATGAAAGTTACCGCATTCGGAGAGAGCGGCGCATTCGCATACTCTTGGGTTGGAGTTGCGACGGAGTAGAAATAGCAAAGCAGCCACGACTTTTGTCGTTGCTTGCACTGATTAAAAGTTGAACCTGTAAACTCATTTTTTCTGGTCTTGAGTTATTATTCCCTTTTTCGGGCAGGTATTAGCACCTTTCTCACCTGAGGGGTTGCTAGAGTTTCATAGAGCCTGATCTCTCCACTCTTCTTTATAATTCGAACCTTTCTAACAGAACGGTTAGTGTTGCGCAGGGGCAAATATAGATATTATTTTGAAACGACAAGAAAATTTGAAATTATTCTGAAGTCAAAGAATTAAAAGAATTAAAAGAAGTCAGAGAAGTCAAAGAATTAAAAGGAGTCAGAGAAGTTAAAGGAGTAAAAGAAGTTAGAGAAGTGCGTCGAACAACTTTTTCTTTGTGATCCTTTGTTTATTGCCTTTGAGGTTTTTGTGGTTAAATTTTAGGAGTCAAAGAATTAAAAGGAGTCAGAGAAGTTAAACGAAGTTAGAGGAAGTAAAAGAAGTAAAAGGAGTTAAACGAAGGAAAAGAAGTTAGAGAAGTTAGAGAAGTGTCTGATTCGAATTTAAAAAAACAAAAACAATGGAAACTATATGTCAACAATATGACCCTAACCTGACCTTCCCCTAAGAGGGGAAGGAACCTGCTAACATCATGCGGGAATTATAACGCAAGTCGCCCCTCTTAGGGGAGATTTAGAGGGGTCACATATAATTTGTTGCCTTTGAGGTCTTTGTGGTTAAATTTTAGAAGTCAAAGAATTAAAAGGAGTCAGAGAATAGGAGGGAGTTATACAGAGTTAAAGGAGTGCGTAAAACAGATTTCATGCTGAGTTCTCAAGTAAACCTCAAGGCCGCAATTAACCTTACAACTTTGTTTGACGCAATTAGGCCTAAAATATTAATAGCCCCGGGTAAACCAGCTCTCAGGCTGGTTCCCCGGGGTTACCGTAGCAACCCAGCTGGCAGCGCGCATGCCCATTCACCAGCGCTCCATCACTTCCCGCGCTGCCATCACTGCACCCTCATTTGAGCACAAGGCATACCCCCTGCAACCCTTCCCACAGCGCATTTTTTTGCATCTAACCAAATATTATTCAACCACCCCGCACTACATGCCCACATTCTTTATACCTTAGTGAAGAAATAAAATGCAGCTAAAGGTGGGTTTGTAAACGAGTTATAGGCAATTTTAAATTAAGTGACTATGAATACAGAAACTGATATTCACAAACTCAAAGAGAAAATAAAAGAATTGGAAAATGAAAATTCAATTCTTAAGCAGAATCAAATTGAAGTAAATCAAGCCAAGGAACTGTATCTGAAAATTTTTGAAGAGTTCCCCGCATTAATATGGCGTTCTCGATTAGATAAGTTATGTGATTATTTTAATAAAACATGGCTCGAGTTTACTGGAAGAACAATGGAACAAGAATTTGGGAACGGATGGGCAGAAGGTGTACACCCCGATGATTTCAATTTATGCGTACAGACTTATGTTGCAGCGTTTGATAAACGAGAAGCATTTTTAATGCATTATCGTATGAAAAACAAATTCGGAGAATACCGTTGGATAAGAGATTATGGGAGGCCATTTTATGATTTAGACAATACTTTCTTAGGTTATATTGGTTCGTGCTATGATGTGACCGATAATATAAATAATGAATTAAAGCTCACCGAATTAAATGCGACCAAGGATAAGTTGTTTTCAATAATTGCGCACGATTTAAGAAGTCCATTTTCTGGTATTTTGGGATATGCTGAACTTTTACATGAAAATATTGACTCGAATAATATAGTAAAAACCAAGCATTTTGTTGAGCAAATCAATATAGCAGTTAAAAATACCTTAACCTTACTTGGAAACCTCTTAGATTGGGCAAAATCACAAACCGGACAAATTACTTTTAATCCCGAATATGTAAACTTATCATCTATTATTCAAGATATTATAGAATTGTCGGATTCAACTGCTAAGATTAAGAAAATATCTTTAAGTTATCCACAAGCCAAAGAAGTTCAGGTCTACGCAGACAAAAATATGTTACATACAGTTTTACGAAATTTAATTTCCAATGCTCTTAAGTTCACTAATTCAAATGGGAAGATAGATATTTATACTCTGCAAGATCAAAATAACATTGTAATTACAGTTTCTGATACTGGTATTGGAATGAATGAAGAATCTCGAAATAAACTTTTTAGAAACGATACAAGTTTAACAACTAAAGGAACAGCCGGAGAAAATGGTTCAGGGTTAGGATTAATTCTTTGCAAAGAATTTGTCGAAAAACACGGCGGTAAAATTTGGGTAGATAGTCAAGAAGGAAAAGGAACAGATATTAAGTTTATAATACCGTTATTCAAAACTGAATAATCTTCGAATAATAATTTCCAGACAGAATAGAGCATTAACTAAAACCGCTTATAACAAATAGGCCTTTAAGCAGCACGAAGTGCCCAGCGAATAACCCCGAAGGGCTCATTACTTGCCTCTGCTGCAAACATCCTCTTCACCTTCCTTTAAAAGAGAGGTGTTTTCTCACAAATATTTTGTGCATGAACCGTTAACTTTTCATGCGGAGTTCCAAAGTAAACCTCAAGGCCGCAATTAACCTTACAACTTTGGTAGACGCAATTAGGCCGTAGGCCTAAAATATTAATAGCCCCGGGTAAACCAGCTCTCAGGCTGGTTCCCCGGGGTTACCGTAGCAATCCAGCTGGCAGCGCGCATGCCCATTCCACAGCGCTCCATCACTTCCCGCGCTGCCATCACTGCACCCTCATTTGAGCACAATGCATACCCCTGCAACTCGCCTCGCAGCATATTTTTTTGCATATATCCAAATATTATTCAACCACCCTGCACCACATTACCACATTATTTATACTTTAGTAAAGAAATAAACCCTCACCAAAAGTTTGGTTTAGCACATCAAAATGGTACGCTAAACCAAATAAAACTTGGGTAATAAACGAGTTGTGCGTCATTTTGGAATAAACCATCGGGATAGATTAACCTAATTCAAAATCTGAAAATATGATAATATGTTCTTGTTTGGAAGCCTCTACGATTTTCTATAATATTGTAGTTGCTATATCTATCCTTGCTGGAGCAGGATGGACTTTGTTCATATTTACTAAACGTCACGAGGAGGTTGGGATTGATTTAAAAATTGATCGAATTGATCTTATTT belongs to Williamwhitmania taraxaci and includes:
- a CDS encoding O-acetylhomoserine aminocarboxypropyltransferase/cysteine synthase family protein, translating into MSTPYKFETQQVHGGQVPDPTTGAIAAPIYQTAAYAFQDTAHAKGLFALEKEGFIYSRIGNPTVDILEKRLALLEGGVAALAVASGQSAQLLALTTLATLGDNIVASPHLYGGTYTLLKDSLARFGIEARFAKSDKVTDLEPLINENTKAIYVETIGNPGFSIPDFERIASLCKKSGLPLIVDNTFGAGGYLCKPIEHGATIVVESATKWIGGHANSIGGIIVDSGNFDWASGKFPLVSNPSPAYHDLCFTEKFGNLAFIVKARVEGLRDLGPCLSPFNAFLLLQGVETLSLRVERITQNALALARWLSNHPKVESVFYPGLENHAYHEQAKKYLSNGFGGVLSFVPKGGAAKASHVVDNLQLVSHLANVGDVRTLIIQPSITTHQQLSEAEQSAAGVSNALLRVSLGIEHIDDIIADFSQALELI
- a CDS encoding PAS domain-containing sensor histidine kinase; its protein translation is MNTETDIHKLKEKIKELENENSILKQNQIEVNQAKELYLKIFEEFPALIWRSRLDKLCDYFNKTWLEFTGRTMEQEFGNGWAEGVHPDDFNLCVQTYVAAFDKREAFLMHYRMKNKFGEYRWIRDYGRPFYDLDNTFLGYIGSCYDVTDNINNELKLTELNATKDKLFSIIAHDLRSPFSGILGYAELLHENIDSNNIVKTKHFVEQINIAVKNTLTLLGNLLDWAKSQTGQITFNPEYVNLSSIIQDIIELSDSTAKIKKISLSYPQAKEVQVYADKNMLHTVLRNLISNALKFTNSNGKIDIYTLQDQNNIVITVSDTGIGMNEESRNKLFRNDTSLTTKGTAGENGSGLGLILCKEFVEKHGGKIWVDSQEGKGTDIKFIIPLFKTE